A genomic stretch from Methanobacterium sp. includes:
- a CDS encoding metallophosphoesterase, with the protein MEKKIAQISDIHFGEKNFSQDLKNNLLKQLEEENPDLIIIAGDLTTQGYAHEYEDAAVFVDEIKTITEAHIIPGNHDARNVGLLHFEKLIGERKFLHMDKSGGFAILGLDSSEPDINDGQIGVDQLEWLKNELDKIPDDLCKIVTFHHHLLPIPQTGRERNILLDSGDLLRVFSDYGVDFVLNGHKHVPNVWMIERMVTLNSGTATTRKLRGHTYPSHNQLIIKDDQILVNLINTETGYKRELANYSVKVEKEEYLICSYKHNSLNVL; encoded by the coding sequence ATGGAAAAGAAAATAGCACAAATATCAGATATACATTTTGGTGAGAAAAACTTTTCACAGGACTTAAAAAACAATTTATTAAAACAATTGGAAGAAGAAAACCCTGATCTTATCATTATTGCGGGAGATTTAACTACTCAAGGGTATGCTCATGAATATGAGGATGCAGCTGTTTTTGTTGATGAAATTAAAACAATAACAGAAGCACATATAATTCCAGGGAATCATGATGCTCGAAATGTGGGATTACTCCATTTTGAAAAGTTAATTGGAGAAAGAAAATTTTTACATATGGATAAAAGTGGAGGGTTTGCTATTTTAGGTCTTGATTCATCTGAACCAGATATTAACGATGGCCAAATTGGAGTGGATCAACTGGAATGGCTTAAAAATGAATTGGACAAAATACCCGATGATCTATGTAAAATAGTAACATTTCACCATCATTTACTCCCTATACCTCAAACAGGAAGAGAAAGGAATATATTACTTGATTCAGGGGATTTATTAAGAGTATTCAGTGATTATGGTGTTGATTTTGTTTTAAATGGGCATAAACATGTCCCTAACGTTTGGATGATTGAGAGGATGGTTACATTAAATTCGGGGACTGCAACAACCCGAAAATTAAGAGGTCACACTTATCCATCACATAATCAGCTGATAATAAAGGATGATCAGATTCTTGTAAACTTGATAAATACTGAAACCGGTTATAAAAGAGAATTAGCTAATTATTCGGTTAAAGTTGAAAAAGAGGAATATTTAATCTGTTCATACAAGCACAATTCTCTAAATGTACTATAA
- a CDS encoding phosphate ABC transporter substrate-binding protein, protein MDSRYIIGTIIALIVIVGAYMVLTGGSNQNTINIAGSTSVQPVAEKLAQAYMQKHPDVKINVQGGGTSVGIKSVQQGTAQIGTASSKPKDSDAQGLVQTQIAKDGIVVVVNKANSISDLTLNQTKDLFSGNVTEWTKVTGASGGKVNVITREDGSGTRDGFQSIVMGGKNGTPILKTAVVQSSTEAIAQAVKGDPNAIGYISLASVNGDVKAVKINGVAPSEQTVSDGTYKITRPFIFLTKGNPTGTVKDFIDWVMGPEGQAIVKQTGAVPVGPTQ, encoded by the coding sequence ATGGACTCGAGATATATAATTGGAACAATAATAGCCCTAATAGTAATAGTTGGTGCTTACATGGTTCTTACAGGAGGTTCAAACCAGAATACAATAAATATTGCTGGTTCAACATCTGTGCAACCTGTAGCAGAAAAATTAGCTCAAGCTTACATGCAAAAACACCCTGATGTTAAGATTAATGTACAAGGTGGAGGAACATCTGTAGGTATTAAGAGTGTTCAACAAGGTACAGCACAAATTGGTACTGCATCTTCAAAACCTAAAGATAGTGATGCACAAGGCTTAGTGCAAACTCAAATCGCTAAAGATGGTATTGTAGTTGTTGTAAACAAAGCTAATTCAATAAGTGATCTTACACTAAACCAGACAAAAGATTTATTCTCTGGAAATGTAACTGAATGGACCAAAGTAACTGGTGCATCCGGTGGTAAAGTTAACGTTATTACAAGAGAAGACGGTTCTGGTACAAGAGACGGATTCCAGAGCATTGTAATGGGCGGTAAAAATGGAACTCCAATATTAAAGACAGCAGTTGTACAAAGTTCAACTGAAGCTATAGCTCAAGCAGTTAAAGGAGACCCAAACGCTATAGGATACATATCATTAGCTAGTGTAAATGGTGATGTTAAAGCAGTTAAAATAAACGGTGTGGCTCCTTCAGAACAGACTGTTAGCGATGGAACTTACAAAATAACAAGACCATTCATTTTCTTAACCAAAGGGAATCCAACAGGCACAGTTAAAGATTTCATTGACTGGGTAATGGGCCCTGAAGGACAAGCAATAGTTAAGCAAACTGGAGCAGTTCCAGTAGGACCTACTCAATAA
- a CDS encoding winged helix-turn-helix transcriptional regulator — protein MTKKTKNITLKAIIDIILYEHPSTQDEIAERLGITRRYVTKLLKPLIEKGVVKRAYTIDLKKFEEFSEMFEEEKTSREHAGTVYIKDMIKNMSNHVLKQLDRSFEALSSFDTELANKALQMDFITNNMHEKVRSSVDMALSMNPSSEFSKTMAFSEVASDLERIGDHSCQFANFTLKESYEIDPEMLKYIQEMFETAKDMVDYSMEAFLNERTDLKNKVMDSEERIHVLQKKALNCIATQMAEASFDDTERSTYYLSLSRVVKAFERIGDISIEIIDASREFYDNIPRTTTPERFRRKSRNSLK, from the coding sequence ATGACAAAAAAAACCAAAAACATTACATTAAAAGCAATAATAGATATTATACTCTATGAACATCCATCTACACAGGATGAAATTGCCGAACGATTGGGAATAACCAGAAGATATGTCACAAAATTATTAAAACCCCTTATAGAGAAAGGTGTTGTAAAAAGAGCTTATACTATTGATTTAAAGAAATTTGAAGAATTTTCAGAAATGTTTGAAGAAGAAAAAACATCAAGAGAACATGCAGGAACTGTATATATCAAGGATATGATAAAAAACATGTCAAATCATGTTTTAAAACAGCTTGATAGATCATTTGAAGCTCTTTCTAGTTTTGACACAGAATTAGCCAATAAAGCGCTTCAGATGGATTTTATTACAAATAATATGCATGAAAAGGTAAGATCCTCAGTGGACATGGCATTATCAATGAATCCTTCATCAGAATTCAGTAAAACAATGGCCTTTAGCGAAGTTGCGTCTGATTTAGAACGTATTGGTGACCATTCATGTCAGTTTGCAAATTTTACATTAAAAGAATCATATGAAATAGACCCTGAAATGCTTAAATACATACAGGAAATGTTTGAAACTGCTAAAGACATGGTTGATTACTCAATGGAAGCTTTTTTAAATGAAAGAACTGATTTAAAAAATAAAGTAATGGATTCTGAGGAGAGGATCCATGTTTTACAAAAGAAAGCTTTAAATTGTATTGCAACTCAAATGGCAGAAGCTTCTTTTGATGATACTGAGCGTTCAACATATTACCTTTCCCTTTCAAGAGTAGTTAAAGCTTTTGAGAGAATTGGTGATATATCTATTGAAATAATTGATGCTTCAAGGGAATTTTATGACAATATTCCCAGAACCACAACTCCAGAACGTTTCAGGCGAAAATCAAGAAATTCGTTAAAATAA
- a CDS encoding 2TM domain-containing protein, with amino-acid sequence MDEKYERAKKKVGEIKGFYCHLISFIVVNVFLAVLNFFTTPGFWWFLFVTFFWGIGLFVHGLSVFMTHGIFSKEWEEKKIKEYMEKEKD; translated from the coding sequence ATGGATGAAAAATATGAAAGAGCCAAAAAAAAGGTTGGAGAAATAAAAGGTTTTTATTGCCATTTAATCTCTTTTATTGTGGTAAATGTGTTCCTTGCAGTTCTTAACTTCTTTACTACTCCCGGATTTTGGTGGTTCCTGTTTGTAACATTCTTCTGGGGAATTGGACTTTTTGTACACGGCTTATCTGTTTTCATGACCCATGGAATTTTCTCCAAAGAATGGGAAGAAAAAAAAATCAAAGAATACATGGAAAAAGAAAAAGACTAA
- a CDS encoding 4Fe-4S binding protein, translating to MKFNIEKCGCCGACISVCPNNSLELTESIIFVNEDNCNDCGRCTIICPLGALLLEVEGNSQKIL from the coding sequence ATGAAATTTAATATTGAAAAATGCGGGTGCTGCGGTGCATGTATCAGCGTGTGCCCTAATAATTCCCTGGAACTTACTGAAAGCATAATATTTGTCAATGAGGATAATTGCAATGATTGTGGAAGATGTACCATAATATGTCCTCTTGGAGCATTACTTTTGGAGGTTGAAGGAAATTCTCAAAAAATTCTATAA